A stretch of Geomonas oryzisoli DNA encodes these proteins:
- a CDS encoding alpha,alpha-trehalose-phosphate synthase (UDP-forming), which yields MKKRVSGSSLKSLRLSLRFIVPLAAALGLLAIAAVPLVDRLTMHWFMRDMDIRSRLIANTLHDQLVELLQQENAAKVRSLLNRAVQDERLLALGYCDRRGKLLYKTPAFPEALGCPAPPAADTEKGQVLHLPQGAVHVAVHPVGVPSSGAGSLILVHDMSFVERRSEDTRNYIIAFFALLGVVVSAITVFVAHLSWRGWLEGVRAMLRGEGIVRPFAQPAVEPELQPLVGDLRSLLRALDSERRMADDATISWSPDALRNLLHKQLTGERIIVVSNREPYIHSKKGDGIEVHRPASGLVTAVEPVMRACSGTWIAHGSGSADRMVTDRHDRVAVPPDTPEYTLRRIWLTKEEENGYYYGFANEGLWPLCHIAHVRPIFRSSDWEQYREVNQRFADAVVDEADSDDPVVLVQDYHFALLPGMIRRALPKATVITFWHIPWPNPESFGICPWREDLLEGMLGSTILGFHTPFHRKNFLETVDRYLETRIEHESSTISRGGSLTMVESYPISIQWPPPWQGRQPPVAQCRDELRRELGAGPEHLVGIGVDRLDYTKGILERFRAVEKVIEQHPELSGRFTFVQIAAPSRSALDDYQAFDAQVHALAQRVNQRFSSEGWQPILLKAEHHEPEVVNRYYRGADVCIVTSLHDGMNLVAKEFVAARDDEQGVLILSQFTGAAHEMHEALIVNPYHIEQTAEAIFRALTMPPFEQRERMRSMRALVRDFNVYRWAGRMLLDAARVRQREKLSARIRRNQ from the coding sequence ATGAAAAAAAGGGTTTCCGGCTCATCCCTCAAATCGCTCAGGCTCTCCCTCAGATTCATCGTGCCGCTCGCGGCGGCCCTCGGGCTTTTGGCCATCGCGGCGGTTCCCCTGGTGGACCGGCTCACCATGCACTGGTTCATGCGCGACATGGACATCCGGTCGCGCCTGATCGCCAACACACTGCACGATCAGCTGGTGGAATTGCTGCAGCAGGAGAACGCCGCCAAGGTCCGGTCGCTGTTGAACAGGGCGGTGCAGGACGAGCGGCTTCTGGCCCTGGGGTACTGCGATCGCCGCGGCAAGCTGTTGTACAAAACCCCCGCTTTTCCGGAGGCGCTCGGCTGTCCGGCGCCTCCGGCCGCGGATACCGAAAAGGGGCAGGTACTCCACCTTCCCCAGGGGGCGGTGCATGTGGCGGTGCACCCGGTCGGGGTACCGTCGTCAGGCGCCGGCTCCCTGATCCTGGTGCACGACATGAGCTTCGTGGAGCGGCGCAGCGAGGACACCCGCAACTACATCATCGCCTTCTTTGCGCTGCTCGGCGTGGTCGTTTCCGCCATCACCGTCTTCGTGGCCCACCTGAGCTGGCGCGGCTGGCTGGAAGGGGTGCGGGCCATGCTCCGGGGCGAGGGGATCGTGAGGCCCTTCGCCCAACCGGCGGTCGAGCCTGAACTGCAGCCCCTGGTTGGTGACCTGCGGTCACTGCTTCGTGCTCTGGACAGCGAGAGGCGCATGGCCGACGACGCCACCATCTCCTGGAGCCCGGACGCCCTGCGCAACCTATTGCACAAGCAGTTGACCGGCGAGCGGATCATCGTGGTGTCCAATCGTGAACCTTACATCCACAGCAAAAAGGGTGACGGCATTGAGGTGCACCGCCCGGCCAGCGGGCTGGTCACCGCCGTCGAACCGGTGATGCGGGCCTGCTCAGGAACCTGGATCGCCCACGGTAGCGGCAGCGCCGACCGGATGGTCACCGACCGGCACGACCGGGTCGCCGTCCCTCCGGACACGCCCGAGTACACCTTGAGGCGTATCTGGCTCACCAAGGAGGAGGAAAACGGCTACTACTACGGCTTCGCCAACGAGGGACTCTGGCCCCTGTGCCACATAGCCCACGTCCGCCCGATTTTCCGTTCCAGCGACTGGGAGCAGTACCGGGAAGTGAACCAGCGCTTCGCGGACGCCGTGGTCGATGAGGCCGACAGTGACGATCCGGTGGTGCTGGTGCAGGACTATCATTTCGCCCTGCTGCCGGGCATGATCCGCAGGGCGCTCCCCAAGGCGACCGTGATCACCTTCTGGCACATCCCCTGGCCCAACCCGGAGTCCTTCGGGATCTGTCCCTGGCGCGAGGACCTCCTGGAAGGGATGCTGGGATCGACCATCCTCGGCTTCCACACCCCGTTCCACCGCAAGAACTTCCTGGAGACGGTGGACCGCTACCTGGAGACGCGCATCGAGCACGAGTCATCCACCATCAGCCGGGGAGGGAGCCTTACCATGGTGGAGAGCTATCCCATCTCGATCCAGTGGCCCCCGCCGTGGCAGGGGCGGCAGCCCCCGGTGGCGCAGTGCCGGGATGAACTCAGGAGGGAGCTTGGGGCGGGACCGGAGCACCTGGTCGGCATCGGGGTGGACCGTCTCGACTACACCAAGGGTATCCTGGAGCGGTTCCGGGCGGTTGAGAAGGTGATCGAACAGCACCCGGAACTCTCAGGACGCTTCACCTTCGTCCAGATCGCGGCCCCCTCCCGCTCCGCTCTGGACGACTACCAGGCCTTCGATGCCCAGGTGCATGCGCTGGCCCAGCGTGTTAACCAGCGCTTTTCAAGCGAGGGGTGGCAACCGATCCTTTTGAAGGCCGAGCACCATGAACCCGAGGTGGTGAATCGCTATTACCGAGGTGCCGACGTCTGCATCGTGACGAGCCTCCACGACGGCATGAACCTGGTGGCCAAGGAGTTCGTGGCCGCAAGGGACGACGAGCAGGGAGTGCTCATCCTGAGCCAGTTCACGGGGGCGGCCCACGAGATGCACGAGGCTCTCATCGTCAACCCCTATCACATCGAGCAGACGGCGGAGGCCATCTTCCGCGCGCTCACCATGCCACCGTTCGAGCAGCGCGAGCGGATGCGCAGCATGCGCGCGCTTGTACGTGACTTCAACGTGTACCGCTGGGCCGGACGGATGCTTCTCGACGCCGCCCGCGTACGCCAGCGCGAGAAACTCTCGGCCCGCATCAGGAGAAACCAGTAA
- a CDS encoding 4-hydroxy-tetrahydrodipicolinate reductase has translation MKVGLMGFGKTGKAVASVLLQSKETNLQWVLRKSHNLEHRSVPEFLGIDSEEPGYIYSADEFSGAELLERFPVDVIIDFSSEHGVRYYGEAARDRNVAVVSAISSYSEQTVAYLKHLAQKTRVLWSPNITIGINFLIIAAKILKNIAPYTDIEVVEEHFKAKPEVSGTAKKIASSLGLEEEAIKTVRAGGIIGVHEILFGFPFQTVRLKHESITREAFGNGVLFAAKHLHERGAGLYSMEDLMLPYFNAGSAQAA, from the coding sequence ATGAAAGTAGGATTGATGGGATTCGGCAAGACAGGCAAGGCGGTGGCATCGGTGCTGCTGCAGAGCAAGGAAACCAACCTTCAGTGGGTGCTGCGCAAGTCGCACAACCTCGAACATAGATCGGTACCGGAGTTCCTGGGGATCGATTCGGAGGAGCCGGGATACATCTATTCCGCGGATGAATTTTCCGGGGCGGAACTGCTGGAGCGGTTCCCGGTGGATGTCATCATCGACTTTTCCTCCGAGCATGGGGTGAGATACTACGGCGAGGCGGCCCGTGACCGCAACGTCGCCGTGGTGAGTGCCATCTCCTCGTATTCGGAGCAGACGGTGGCGTATCTGAAACACCTGGCGCAAAAAACTCGGGTGCTATGGTCTCCCAACATCACCATCGGCATCAATTTTCTCATCATCGCGGCGAAGATCCTCAAGAATATCGCGCCCTACACGGACATCGAGGTCGTGGAGGAACATTTCAAGGCCAAGCCCGAAGTCTCCGGGACGGCCAAAAAGATCGCCTCGTCCCTGGGGCTCGAAGAGGAAGCGATCAAGACCGTGCGTGCCGGCGGCATCATCGGGGTGCACGAGATCCTCTTCGGCTTCCCCTTCCAGACGGTGCGCCTGAAGCACGAGTCCATCACCCGCGAGGCCTTCGGCAACGGCGTGCTCTTTGCGGCGAAGCATCTGCATGAAAGGGGCGCCGGGCTCTACAGCATGGAGGATCTCATGCTCCCCTATTTCAACGCGGGATCGGCTCAGGCGGCTTAG
- a CDS encoding TIGR00341 family protein: protein MKAYLAMKADMVQHREVIREVAASVDGSWVYYVMLILAAVIALLGLLLNSVAVVIGAMLISPLMGPIISASLSFTIGDLALVRRTFRTLGTSIALTVAVSALITLVSPLKEPTAEILSRVRPNILDLFIAALSGVAGAVALCTKRNYLITSTGVAVATAVIPPLSVAGYGLGTWQPMLALGGFLLFFTNFVAIILSSDIVFFIMGFRTSHVEASQHSHRTRLAVITTVLTLISVPLVYTLSSDVTRIKNEKRIGRVLKSRLDRELASRLTGYRFRQEGKAVLVMASVNTVRFVPKPAQQAIEQELAQGLGRPVRLELEQVIVASESQLGDVTAKRGGVGAQPAKESPAELAAKMGPLVARVEQELTGALVPFEVSHTTVAFGGEGGPLLVSATLGRDYEVRDDERLLLSRQLQQALGVPVRVEIRVTPMLPPIVFAGDGSLAPESKSKLEMLRHLPEGPSAFRFEVAGPKESGGRLRFLGRYLAQQLDVPAQAVTTVTSRGRGGAVTLRVVRYDNVR, encoded by the coding sequence ATGAAAGCCTATCTGGCCATGAAGGCTGACATGGTGCAGCACCGCGAGGTGATCAGGGAGGTCGCCGCTTCGGTGGACGGCTCCTGGGTCTATTACGTGATGCTCATCCTCGCCGCGGTGATCGCCCTGCTGGGACTGCTTCTGAACAGTGTAGCCGTGGTAATCGGGGCCATGCTGATCTCTCCGCTCATGGGACCGATCATCTCGGCGAGTCTTTCCTTCACCATCGGCGACCTTGCCCTGGTGCGGCGGACATTCCGGACCCTGGGCACGAGCATCGCGCTCACCGTGGCGGTCAGCGCACTCATAACGCTCGTGTCTCCGTTAAAGGAGCCCACGGCGGAGATCCTGTCCCGGGTGCGGCCTAACATCCTGGACCTGTTCATTGCGGCGCTGTCCGGGGTCGCCGGTGCGGTGGCCCTGTGCACCAAGCGCAACTACCTGATCACGTCGACCGGGGTGGCAGTCGCGACCGCCGTCATCCCCCCCCTGAGCGTGGCCGGTTATGGCCTGGGGACCTGGCAGCCGATGCTGGCCCTGGGCGGATTCCTGCTCTTTTTCACCAACTTCGTTGCCATCATCCTGAGCTCGGACATCGTCTTTTTCATCATGGGATTCAGGACCAGCCACGTGGAGGCATCGCAGCACTCGCACCGGACCAGGCTGGCCGTTATCACCACGGTTTTGACCCTTATTTCCGTGCCGCTCGTCTACACGCTGAGCAGCGATGTGACGAGGATCAAGAACGAAAAACGCATCGGGCGGGTGCTCAAAAGCCGCCTGGACCGTGAGCTCGCGTCGCGCCTGACCGGGTACCGGTTTCGGCAGGAGGGCAAGGCGGTGCTGGTGATGGCATCGGTGAACACGGTGCGCTTTGTTCCCAAACCGGCGCAACAAGCGATCGAGCAGGAACTGGCCCAGGGGCTTGGGCGCCCGGTGCGGCTGGAGCTTGAGCAGGTGATCGTTGCCTCGGAAAGCCAGCTCGGGGATGTAACGGCAAAAAGGGGGGGCGTTGGGGCACAGCCTGCGAAGGAGAGCCCGGCTGAGCTCGCTGCGAAGATGGGGCCGCTCGTGGCGAGGGTCGAGCAGGAACTTACCGGTGCCCTCGTCCCCTTCGAGGTTTCGCACACCACGGTGGCGTTCGGCGGAGAGGGAGGGCCTCTGCTGGTGAGCGCCACGCTGGGCAGGGATTACGAGGTACGCGACGATGAGCGCCTGCTGTTGAGCCGGCAGCTGCAGCAGGCACTGGGGGTCCCGGTGCGGGTGGAAATCCGCGTGACTCCGATGCTGCCGCCCATCGTTTTCGCCGGGGACGGATCCCTTGCCCCCGAAAGCAAAAGCAAACTGGAGATGCTGCGCCACCTGCCCGAAGGGCCATCGGCGTTCCGTTTCGAGGTGGCCGGGCCGAAGGAGAGCGGCGGCAGGCTGCGCTTCCTTGGGCGCTATCTCGCGCAACAACTGGACGTTCCGGCACAGGCTGTCACCACGGTCACATCCCGCGGTCGGGGAGGCGCGGTGACGCTGCGCGTCGTGCGGTATGACAATGTGAGGTGA
- a CDS encoding glycoside hydrolase family 15 protein gives MKHSLDLALIGNCQIGALIDNQAEIVWYCLPRFDGDPVFCSLLQEHEPGEGLGYCSVELMDQVASEQEYLTNSAVLVTRMTDSRGGVVEISDFAPRFRQYGRMFTPIMLVRQMRRVQGTPRVVIRVRPARNYGAERGEFTHGSHHIRYVSPYMVLRLSTDASITAILQELPFVLDDEVNLVFGPDETVHENVSELAHRFRNDTIAYWQEWVRDLGIPYEWQDEVIRAAITLKLNAFEDTGAIAAALTTSIPEAPDSGRNWDYRYCWLRDSYFVVNALNRLGATKTMERYLRYLVNVVAGSEGGYLQPVYGIDGSSNLEEKEMPSLPGYRGMGPVRVGNQACLQVQHDVYGSAVLAVTHVFFDHRLMQRGDMPLFHRLEPLGEMAIQMHDQPDAGLWELRGSRRVHTFSSIMCWAACDRLGRIATRLGLRERAAYWEAQAQRIHETVCRRGWSEEKKSFTAAFEGDTLDASLLLMHDVGFLAADDPRFASTVAAIERDLRRGDYIFRYVEDDDFGTPKNAFIVCTYWYIYALVALGRSEEARRLFENLLARHNRHGLMAEHVDVATGEQWGNFVQTYSMVGLINAAIRLSKRWDTAF, from the coding sequence ATGAAGCATTCCCTTGACCTCGCATTGATCGGCAACTGCCAGATCGGCGCGCTGATCGACAATCAGGCGGAGATCGTATGGTACTGCCTACCCCGCTTCGACGGCGACCCCGTATTCTGCTCCCTGCTCCAGGAGCACGAACCGGGAGAGGGGCTTGGCTACTGCTCCGTAGAACTCATGGACCAGGTGGCGAGCGAACAGGAGTACCTCACCAACTCGGCGGTTCTCGTCACCAGGATGACCGACTCCCGGGGCGGCGTGGTGGAGATCAGCGACTTCGCCCCCCGCTTCCGGCAGTACGGCAGGATGTTCACCCCCATCATGCTGGTCCGGCAGATGCGCCGGGTGCAGGGGACGCCGAGGGTCGTCATCAGGGTGCGGCCGGCACGCAACTATGGCGCGGAACGCGGCGAATTTACCCACGGCAGCCACCACATCCGCTACGTCTCGCCGTACATGGTGCTGCGCCTCTCCACCGACGCCTCGATCACCGCCATCCTGCAGGAACTCCCGTTCGTGCTTGATGACGAGGTGAACCTCGTGTTCGGCCCGGACGAAACCGTGCACGAAAACGTCTCCGAGCTCGCGCACCGCTTCAGGAACGACACTATCGCCTACTGGCAGGAATGGGTGCGGGATCTGGGCATCCCGTACGAGTGGCAGGACGAGGTGATCAGGGCGGCCATCACACTCAAGCTGAACGCCTTCGAGGACACCGGCGCCATCGCCGCCGCTCTCACCACCTCGATCCCCGAGGCCCCGGATTCCGGAAGGAACTGGGATTACCGCTACTGCTGGCTGCGCGACTCCTATTTCGTTGTCAACGCGCTGAACCGCCTCGGCGCGACCAAGACCATGGAGCGCTACCTGCGCTACCTGGTCAACGTGGTTGCCGGCAGCGAAGGCGGCTATCTGCAACCGGTGTACGGCATCGACGGCAGCAGCAACCTGGAAGAGAAGGAGATGCCGTCGCTGCCCGGCTACCGCGGCATGGGACCGGTGCGGGTCGGCAACCAGGCCTGCCTGCAGGTGCAGCACGACGTGTACGGTTCTGCGGTTCTGGCGGTTACCCACGTGTTTTTCGATCACCGCCTCATGCAGCGCGGCGATATGCCCCTGTTCCACCGTCTCGAGCCGCTGGGTGAGATGGCGATCCAGATGCACGACCAGCCGGACGCCGGGCTTTGGGAGCTCAGGGGAAGCCGCAGGGTTCACACCTTCTCCAGCATCATGTGCTGGGCCGCCTGCGACCGCCTGGGGAGGATAGCAACCCGACTTGGGCTCAGGGAACGGGCCGCATACTGGGAGGCCCAGGCGCAGCGCATCCACGAGACGGTGTGCCGGCGTGGCTGGAGTGAGGAGAAGAAGAGCTTCACGGCGGCATTCGAAGGGGATACCCTCGACGCAAGTCTCCTGCTCATGCACGACGTAGGCTTCCTTGCTGCCGACGACCCGCGCTTCGCCTCGACCGTCGCCGCCATCGAGCGCGATCTGCGCCGCGGCGACTACATCTTCCGCTACGTCGAGGACGACGACTTTGGCACGCCCAAAAACGCGTTCATCGTCTGCACCTACTGGTACATCTACGCCCTGGTGGCCTTGGGGCGCTCCGAGGAAGCGCGCCGGCTCTTTGAAAATCTCCTGGCGCGCCACAACCGGCACGGCCTGATGGCGGAGCACGTCGACGTGGCGACCGGGGAGCAGTGGGGCAACTTCGTGCAGACCTACAGCATGGTCGGGCTGATCAACGCGGCCATCCGCCTCTCGAAAAGGTGGGACACCGCGTTTTAG
- a CDS encoding MarR family winged helix-turn-helix transcriptional regulator, which produces MSEYSRSAERETELTGPQLWALKILDRQAPLRVSDLARQMYLRPATVVGILDRLEGKGLVTRTRSQQDRRAVDLELTGAGRVLVAKAPEVAQVMLVNGLSTLTQQEFDSVLEGMRHMVRILGAEHLMPQPLRG; this is translated from the coding sequence GTGAGTGAGTATTCGCGCAGCGCCGAGAGAGAGACCGAGCTAACCGGACCACAGCTGTGGGCTTTGAAGATCCTCGACCGGCAGGCACCTCTTCGCGTCTCAGATTTAGCCCGGCAGATGTACCTGCGCCCTGCCACCGTGGTGGGGATTCTGGACCGGTTGGAGGGCAAGGGGCTGGTGACCCGCACCAGGTCGCAGCAGGATCGGCGCGCGGTTGACCTGGAGTTGACAGGCGCGGGCAGGGTGCTTGTGGCCAAGGCTCCCGAGGTCGCGCAGGTCATGCTGGTGAACGGCCTGTCCACGCTCACGCAGCAGGAGTTCGACAGCGTCCTGGAAGGGATGCGGCACATGGTGAGGATACTGGGAGCCGAACACCTGATGCCGCAGCCGCTGCGCGGCTGA
- a CDS encoding chloride channel protein, whose protein sequence is MNRKIVEQVTLLASVIKWASYASAVGVLVGGGTTAFLKALAWSTSQYSKMPDYYLLLPVTLVASALLVRWFAPDAAGHGTEKVIEAVHQRMGRIPVMVVPVKLAATVITLAGGGSAGKEGPCAQIGAGLASSFASLLRLNDVDRRKLVICGISAGFATVFGTPIAGALFGVEVLVLGQVFYDVLFPSFVAGIIGFHVAGKLGASYPHPAAEIIPAVTGWSFTEMILLGIWCGVAALLFIELMQLGHRLFARLSWHPVVKALLGGVLLVLIGRFVSLRYLGLGLDSIDAALNGAVLPAGATFMKMIATSITLGSGGSGGVVTPIFFIGTAAGNLFASLFHEPLVATFSAIGMVALLAGAANTPIAASVMAMELFGAGIAPHAGVACMVSFLIVGYRSIYPSQILGIQKSSSLKVETGRPLGQLNPEKRQDHLAISLPSFVVKGAKVLGKNRKRYK, encoded by the coding sequence GTGAACCGTAAAATAGTCGAACAGGTGACGCTTTTGGCAAGCGTGATCAAGTGGGCAAGCTACGCCTCCGCCGTTGGGGTGCTGGTCGGCGGCGGCACCACCGCCTTTTTGAAGGCGCTCGCATGGAGTACATCCCAGTATTCAAAGATGCCCGACTACTACCTGCTGCTCCCAGTCACACTCGTCGCAAGCGCCCTCTTGGTCAGGTGGTTCGCCCCCGACGCAGCCGGCCATGGCACGGAAAAGGTGATCGAGGCGGTGCACCAGAGAATGGGGAGAATCCCGGTAATGGTGGTCCCGGTGAAACTGGCGGCGACGGTCATCACCCTGGCTGGTGGCGGGTCGGCGGGAAAAGAGGGCCCCTGCGCCCAGATCGGCGCCGGACTCGCCTCCTCGTTCGCGTCACTGCTGCGACTCAACGACGTCGACCGGCGCAAACTGGTCATATGCGGCATCAGTGCGGGGTTCGCTACCGTCTTCGGTACCCCGATCGCGGGGGCTCTTTTCGGCGTGGAGGTGCTCGTACTCGGGCAGGTGTTCTACGACGTGCTTTTTCCTTCATTCGTGGCGGGCATCATCGGCTTCCACGTGGCAGGGAAGCTCGGGGCGAGCTACCCGCATCCTGCGGCCGAAATCATCCCCGCCGTCACCGGCTGGAGTTTCACCGAGATGATCCTGCTCGGCATCTGGTGCGGTGTCGCCGCTTTGCTCTTCATCGAGTTGATGCAACTGGGACACCGGCTGTTCGCACGGCTTTCCTGGCATCCGGTGGTGAAGGCACTGTTGGGAGGGGTGCTCCTGGTCCTGATCGGCAGGTTCGTATCGCTGCGCTATCTGGGGCTTGGCCTGGACAGCATTGATGCCGCGCTCAACGGCGCGGTGCTTCCCGCCGGGGCCACTTTCATGAAGATGATTGCGACCTCGATCACCCTGGGCAGCGGCGGCAGCGGCGGCGTGGTCACCCCGATTTTCTTCATAGGAACCGCAGCGGGGAACCTCTTCGCCTCGCTGTTCCACGAACCCCTGGTCGCCACCTTCTCGGCCATCGGCATGGTTGCCCTTTTGGCCGGTGCAGCCAACACCCCCATAGCCGCCTCGGTCATGGCCATGGAGCTCTTCGGGGCCGGCATCGCCCCGCACGCCGGCGTCGCCTGCATGGTGAGCTTTCTCATCGTGGGATACCGCAGCATCTACCCGAGCCAGATCCTTGGCATCCAGAAGAGTTCGTCGCTGAAGGTGGAAACCGGGCGGCCGCTCGGACAGTTGAATCCGGAGAAACGGCAGGACCACCTGGCAATTTCTCTACCGTCATTCGTGGTGAAGGGGGCCAAGGTCCTCGGTAAAAACCGTAAGAGGTATAAATGA
- a CDS encoding DUF4396 domain-containing protein, producing MEAIVYPAWLVALAWTSLALAVLCSAIIVIDIARDHRQHMWIMNVVWPITALYGSAFALWAYFRAGRLSTRNAVEEAKRQGKTPPGKEKPFWQITALGASHCGSGCTVGDIAAEWLIVAFPFAVLGQKIFGAWLLDYILAFLFGVAFQYFTIVPMKNLPKGKGVWAAVKADALSLTAWQVGMYGWMAIAVFVIFRHEIPKTNPVFWFMMQIAMWFGLMTSFPVNWWLIKKGIKERM from the coding sequence ATGGAAGCGATTGTCTACCCTGCATGGCTGGTAGCACTGGCATGGACATCGTTGGCGCTGGCAGTCTTGTGCTCGGCAATAATCGTGATCGACATTGCCAGAGACCACCGGCAGCACATGTGGATCATGAACGTGGTCTGGCCCATCACCGCCCTCTACGGTAGCGCCTTCGCGCTGTGGGCCTACTTTAGGGCGGGCCGTCTTTCAACGCGTAATGCGGTGGAGGAGGCGAAGCGTCAGGGGAAGACCCCTCCGGGCAAGGAGAAGCCGTTCTGGCAGATAACCGCCCTGGGCGCCTCTCACTGTGGCAGCGGTTGCACGGTAGGGGACATCGCCGCCGAATGGCTCATCGTCGCCTTCCCCTTTGCCGTACTGGGACAGAAGATTTTCGGCGCGTGGCTTCTCGACTACATCCTCGCCTTCCTTTTCGGGGTGGCGTTCCAGTACTTCACCATCGTGCCGATGAAAAACCTCCCCAAGGGAAAGGGGGTCTGGGCAGCGGTCAAGGCCGACGCCCTGTCGCTCACGGCCTGGCAGGTCGGGATGTATGGCTGGATGGCGATCGCCGTGTTCGTAATCTTCCGGCACGAGATCCCCAAGACCAACCCGGTCTTTTGGTTCATGATGCAGATCGCCATGTGGTTCGGCCTTATGACCTCCTTCCCGGTGAACTGGTGGTTGATCAAGAAGGGGATCAAGGAAAGGATGTGA
- a CDS encoding transporter, with protein sequence MKRTLLCLSLLIITGTAAYASDHTNLDENLPTELQDAYATPFRNREVQGVVRYIDEDPGNRFVYQPRFEFGVLPNTEFTVQGTFYSGNTDRTGSGDVSAEVLYNFNTESLYLPAFALAVNADFPTGERSAGVDVTTKVILSKMPYVRTTWLHRLHANLIWKRNAGRDRATERHVQFKGIIGFSCRAGKDQSLVLDYVREQKEKKHEESNVVEAGLRRQLTPYTIGSIGAGAGFGDASERYRVTIGVQHSF encoded by the coding sequence ATGAAACGCACACTTCTCTGCCTGTCTTTGCTGATAATTACTGGCACTGCTGCCTATGCCTCGGACCACACCAACCTGGACGAGAATCTCCCGACGGAACTTCAGGACGCGTATGCCACGCCTTTCCGGAACAGGGAGGTGCAGGGTGTGGTGCGCTACATAGATGAGGATCCCGGAAACCGCTTCGTGTACCAGCCGCGCTTCGAGTTCGGCGTGCTCCCCAACACGGAATTCACCGTGCAGGGGACTTTCTACAGCGGCAACACCGACCGCACGGGGAGCGGCGACGTGAGCGCTGAGGTCCTTTACAACTTCAACACGGAATCGCTCTACCTCCCGGCGTTCGCACTGGCGGTGAACGCAGACTTTCCGACCGGCGAGCGGTCAGCGGGAGTGGATGTAACCACAAAAGTCATCCTGTCCAAGATGCCCTACGTCCGGACCACCTGGCTGCACCGTCTGCACGCGAACCTGATCTGGAAGAGAAACGCAGGGCGCGACCGGGCGACCGAGCGCCATGTCCAGTTCAAGGGCATCATCGGGTTCAGCTGCCGCGCCGGGAAGGACCAGAGCCTGGTCCTCGATTATGTACGCGAGCAGAAGGAAAAGAAGCACGAGGAGTCCAACGTGGTGGAAGCGGGGCTGCGGCGGCAACTCACCCCGTACACGATCGGATCGATCGGCGCCGGAGCCGGCTTCGGCGATGCCTCGGAGCGCTACCGGGTCACCATCGGGGTGCAGCACAGCTTTTAA
- a CDS encoding SDR family oxidoreductase, with the protein MMDSIAHRVVVITGASAGLGRAIAQAFAREGASIGLVARNRERLEAAKVEVEQLGGKALVLVGDVADAQRVEEAAAEVEGEYGPIDVWVNNAMTSVFSPFNQMTAEEFRRVTEVTYLGAVHGTMAALKRMLPRNRGMVIQVGSALSDRSIPLQSAYCGAKHGMRGFTDSIRCELIHEKSRVHITMVQLPAMNTPQFDWVESRLPNRPQPVPPIYQPEVAANAIVWASHHRRREIYVGLPTVKAMWGNKFIRGLLDLYLGRTGYTSQQTDEPERPERPANLWHTVPGPFSAHGRFDARSKAFSTQVWLSENKWGLGILLAGGLTAATLFFKSSHDRHRRGKSGR; encoded by the coding sequence ATGATGGATTCTATTGCACACAGAGTAGTAGTCATTACCGGTGCTTCAGCAGGGTTGGGACGGGCGATAGCACAGGCGTTTGCGCGCGAGGGGGCCAGCATTGGGCTTGTCGCCAGGAACCGCGAAAGACTGGAGGCGGCAAAAGTTGAGGTCGAGCAGTTGGGAGGGAAGGCGCTGGTATTGGTCGGAGACGTGGCGGACGCGCAGCGCGTCGAGGAGGCAGCGGCGGAGGTGGAAGGGGAGTACGGCCCCATCGACGTCTGGGTGAACAACGCCATGACCTCGGTCTTCTCCCCCTTCAACCAGATGACCGCGGAGGAATTCAGGCGGGTCACCGAGGTGACTTACCTTGGCGCGGTGCACGGCACCATGGCTGCGCTGAAGAGGATGCTGCCGCGGAACCGGGGCATGGTGATCCAGGTGGGCTCGGCGCTCTCGGATCGCAGCATCCCGCTGCAGTCCGCCTACTGCGGCGCCAAGCACGGCATGAGGGGCTTCACCGACTCGATCCGCTGCGAACTGATCCACGAGAAAAGCCGGGTGCACATCACCATGGTGCAGCTCCCGGCCATGAACACGCCGCAGTTCGACTGGGTCGAGTCGCGCCTTCCCAACCGGCCCCAGCCGGTCCCCCCCATCTACCAGCCCGAGGTTGCTGCCAACGCCATCGTCTGGGCCTCGCACCACCGGCGCCGGGAGATCTACGTTGGCTTGCCGACGGTCAAGGCGATGTGGGGCAACAAGTTCATCCGGGGCCTACTCGACCTCTACCTTGGCCGCACCGGGTACACGTCGCAGCAGACCGACGAACCGGAGCGCCCGGAGCGCCCCGCCAACCTCTGGCACACGGTGCCCGGCCCCTTCAGCGCGCACGGACGCTTCGACGCCCGTTCCAAGGCCTTCAGCACCCAAGTCTGGCTCTCGGAAAACAAGTGGGGGCTAGGCATATTGCTGGCCGGCGGCCTCACGGCGGCCACCCTTTTCTTCAAGTCCAGCCATGACCGGCACCGCCGCGGCAAGTCCGGTCGATGA